The following proteins come from a genomic window of Desulfonatronum thiosulfatophilum:
- the nadB gene encoding L-aspartate oxidase — MIDTVETRALVIGSGIAGCVAALTIAEAGVDVVLICAGRQLDDGNTALAQGGIVYRGLGDSAQLMAKDIITAGWELNYPRAVRFLCRKGPEVLNKIFLEKLAVPFAREEHGEYHLTMEGGHSRPRILYSADYTGRVIMDSLIVAVRKNPHIRVMTEMTAIDVLTTHHHSHSLEIRYQIENQCVGAYVLEHSTGIVRRFLADYTVLATGGIGQIYLNTTNTSGSLGSGFAMAHRAGARLMNHEYIQFHPTSLFHRSPRKFLISEAVRGEGAKLVNVHGHAFMADYDPRADLAPRDIVTRAIVDEMLKTGEDFVYLDAANYIDTDIAQRFPTIHQKCLEGGVDMAKEPIPVVPAAHYFCGGILVDQQGRTTIERLYAGGECACTGVHGANRLASTSLLEGLVWGHAIGQDIALRVKRNAMLNNRLKSSIAPWFALGHRQNEDPVLVSQDWATIKHTMWNYVGIKRTTPRLKRAFDDLRDLNKRLHSFYKETQISKSLVDLFHGCQTAYIITTAAMRNPQSKGCHYRDDT; from the coding sequence ATGATCGATACTGTCGAGACACGAGCCCTGGTCATCGGCTCCGGGATTGCCGGTTGCGTCGCGGCGCTGACCATCGCCGAGGCCGGCGTGGATGTAGTGTTGATCTGTGCTGGTCGCCAGCTGGACGACGGGAACACGGCCCTGGCCCAGGGGGGGATTGTCTACCGCGGGCTTGGGGATTCCGCGCAGCTGATGGCCAAGGACATCATCACCGCGGGCTGGGAGTTGAACTATCCCCGCGCCGTGCGGTTTCTTTGCCGCAAGGGGCCGGAAGTCCTGAACAAGATTTTTCTGGAAAAACTGGCCGTGCCCTTTGCCCGTGAAGAGCACGGGGAATACCACCTGACCATGGAAGGCGGTCACAGTCGGCCTCGAATCCTCTACAGCGCGGACTATACCGGGCGTGTGATCATGGACAGCCTGATCGTGGCCGTACGCAAGAATCCGCACATCCGCGTGATGACCGAAATGACGGCCATCGACGTCCTGACCACCCACCATCACAGTCATTCCCTGGAAATACGCTACCAGATCGAGAACCAGTGCGTCGGGGCGTACGTGCTTGAACATTCCACGGGAATCGTCCGGCGTTTTCTGGCGGATTACACGGTTCTGGCCACGGGCGGGATCGGCCAGATCTACCTGAACACCACCAATACTTCGGGCTCGCTGGGCTCGGGTTTTGCCATGGCCCACCGCGCCGGGGCCAGGCTGATGAACCATGAATACATCCAGTTTCACCCGACATCCCTGTTTCACCGCAGTCCGCGCAAGTTCCTGATTTCCGAGGCAGTGCGCGGCGAGGGCGCGAAACTGGTCAACGTTCACGGCCATGCCTTCATGGCGGATTATGATCCCCGGGCTGATCTGGCTCCCCGGGACATTGTGACCAGGGCCATTGTCGATGAGATGCTCAAGACCGGCGAGGACTTTGTCTATCTTGACGCAGCGAACTACATCGACACCGATATCGCGCAGCGCTTTCCGACCATTCATCAGAAATGCCTGGAAGGCGGGGTCGACATGGCCAAGGAACCCATCCCGGTTGTCCCGGCTGCCCATTACTTCTGTGGGGGCATTCTGGTGGATCAGCAGGGGCGGACCACCATCGAACGGCTCTATGCGGGCGGCGAGTGCGCGTGCACCGGAGTTCACGGAGCCAATCGCCTGGCGAGCACTTCGCTGCTGGAAGGATTGGTGTGGGGGCACGCCATCGGGCAGGATATCGCGTTGCGCGTGAAGCGCAACGCCATGCTGAACAACCGGTTGAAGTCCTCCATCGCTCCGTGGTTCGCCCTGGGGCATCGCCAGAACGAGGACCCGGTACTCGTGAGTCAGGATTGGGCGACCATCAAGCATACCATGTGGAACTACGTGGGCATCAAGCGGACCACGCCCCGCCTGAAACGCGCTTTCGACGACCTGCGCGACCTGAACAAACGCCTGCACTCCTTCTACAAGGAAACCCAAATTTCCAAATCTCTGGTGGATCTGTTCCACGGCTGCCAGACGGCCTACATCATTACGACGGCGGCCATGCGCAATCCCCAGAGCAAGGGATGCCATTACCGGGATGACACGTAG
- a CDS encoding UPF0280 family protein, which yields MAEQFPSPPHLSSWRSYRGRCRPGPGEVGFQVVVAQTDLWVVAESDLRREVLQAVNDCRGQLEAHIAVQPEFATSLEPVDVKSSVPAVIQAMAKAGRICNVGPMAAVAGSVAQWVAERCASRSPNLIVENGGDLYLQSTRERIVGLLAVPKSEMSMGLRLMPEDFPCSLCSSSATIGHSLSFGQADLVVTRSKNAALADAAATALGNMLQSPGEMSRVMDQAKRFARHGLDGVFAQCGDQVGVWGKMDLVCLEST from the coding sequence ATGGCTGAACAGTTTCCTTCCCCTCCGCATCTCTCTTCATGGAGAAGTTACCGTGGTCGGTGCCGGCCGGGACCAGGGGAAGTAGGATTCCAAGTGGTGGTGGCGCAGACGGATCTGTGGGTTGTCGCTGAAAGCGACTTGCGCAGGGAAGTGCTGCAGGCCGTGAATGACTGCCGCGGACAACTGGAGGCGCACATCGCGGTCCAACCCGAATTCGCGACCAGCCTTGAGCCCGTGGACGTCAAGTCTTCTGTTCCAGCCGTCATCCAGGCCATGGCCAAGGCTGGTCGGATCTGCAACGTTGGCCCAATGGCCGCCGTGGCCGGGTCCGTGGCGCAATGGGTAGCCGAACGATGCGCGTCACGGAGTCCGAACCTCATCGTGGAGAATGGCGGAGATCTTTACCTGCAATCGACCCGGGAGCGCATTGTCGGCCTGCTTGCGGTTCCCAAAAGCGAAATGAGCATGGGATTACGTTTAATGCCTGAGGATTTCCCTTGTTCACTTTGCTCATCATCAGCAACCATCGGCCATTCCCTGAGCTTCGGCCAAGCCGACCTGGTGGTGACGCGCTCCAAAAACGCCGCCCTGGCCGACGCCGCGGCCACCGCCCTTGGCAACATGCTGCAGTCGCCCGGGGAGATGTCCCGGGTCATGGATCAGGCCAAACGTTTCGCCAGACATGGCTTGGACGGGGTCTTCGCCCAGTGCGGGGACCAGGTGGGCGTTTGGGGCAAGATGGACTTGGTTTGCCTTGAGTCGACGTAA
- a CDS encoding glycosyltransferase family 4 protein → MTKTQPRIWGTLDPFLESGAIWGRRVANEQFLSALFDLDPFDAYHFFLATPREVQQTEEIFRQRYPGFLNNGHVRFFLRHELPKALRTNGYHCFHLSDCINHPPALARLRNAYSDDLFPVTSVTHSLSYPGYPAQFLAHLWSGCTARDGIIATSRAGKGAVQAYFTHLRRHFELDAHRFPQPEVSVIPLGMKPPSTPAPHEAIRRKGRDGLKASDETCVMLVLGRISPHAKMDLLPLLRAWQRIAPKKDSRVLLVIAGWVEPRDDFPETFSALARNVGLPIRLIPRPDDELKQELYTAADIFISLADNPQETFGLTLLEAGLAGLPVIAADYSGYRDIVLHEQTGYLIPTIGPKDSDDIDMLSGLIPDYEVQFLLAQQTAVLVPALAEALRRLIDNPELRRDMGRRAELHVRTHYSWPDLIRQHLALWDHLWEQEVAPLPGKVFARPLELPYAGIFAGFHHSTMDAQTRLRCSRIGEKIYSGRDFPVIYAGLEDLVTPEAIRQILFCARKPVTFAELVMKMDRLFPQIDQATVRFCLHWALKHDLLEIMPEEEGTLDQVS, encoded by the coding sequence ATGACGAAAACACAGCCCCGCATCTGGGGGACATTGGATCCGTTTCTCGAATCCGGGGCGATCTGGGGCCGCAGGGTGGCGAATGAGCAGTTTCTGTCGGCCCTTTTTGATCTCGATCCGTTTGACGCCTACCATTTCTTTCTTGCCACGCCCAGAGAAGTACAGCAGACCGAGGAGATTTTCAGGCAACGATATCCAGGCTTTCTGAATAACGGTCATGTCCGCTTTTTCCTGCGCCATGAATTGCCGAAAGCCCTGCGGACCAATGGCTATCACTGCTTCCATCTTTCGGACTGCATCAACCACCCCCCTGCCCTGGCCCGATTGCGCAACGCCTATTCCGACGACCTCTTTCCCGTCACCAGCGTCACTCATTCCCTGAGTTATCCCGGATACCCGGCCCAATTCCTGGCCCACCTCTGGTCCGGATGCACGGCCCGCGACGGGATCATCGCCACGTCACGTGCCGGAAAAGGCGCCGTGCAGGCCTATTTCACCCATCTGCGCCGGCATTTCGAGCTGGATGCGCACCGGTTCCCGCAGCCCGAGGTGTCCGTCATCCCTCTGGGCATGAAGCCTCCTAGCACGCCAGCTCCCCACGAGGCCATTCGCCGCAAGGGCAGAGACGGCCTGAAGGCGTCCGACGAGACCTGCGTAATGCTGGTGCTGGGCAGAATTTCGCCCCATGCCAAAATGGACCTGTTGCCCCTGCTCCGGGCATGGCAGCGGATTGCTCCGAAAAAAGACTCCCGGGTACTGCTTGTGATAGCCGGCTGGGTCGAGCCGCGGGACGACTTTCCCGAAACATTTTCCGCCCTGGCCCGCAACGTCGGGCTTCCCATCCGGCTCATTCCCCGTCCCGACGATGAGCTCAAGCAGGAACTCTATACCGCGGCGGACATCTTCATTTCCCTGGCGGACAATCCTCAGGAAACCTTCGGGCTGACCCTCCTGGAGGCCGGTCTGGCCGGACTGCCGGTCATCGCCGCCGATTACAGCGGGTACCGGGACATCGTTCTCCATGAACAGACCGGATATTTGATTCCCACCATCGGGCCAAAGGATTCAGACGACATCGACATGCTTTCCGGCTTGATCCCGGATTACGAGGTCCAGTTTCTCCTGGCGCAACAAACGGCGGTCCTTGTACCTGCACTGGCCGAAGCCCTGAGACGGCTGATCGACAACCCCGAGCTACGCCGCGACATGGGCCGGCGGGCCGAACTCCACGTCAGAACCCATTACTCCTGGCCGGATCTGATCCGGCAACATCTTGCGCTTTGGGATCACCTTTGGGAGCAGGAGGTCGCCCCCTTGCCCGGAAAAGTCTTCGCCCGTCCCCTGGAGCTTCCCTATGCCGGAATTTTTGCCGGCTTTCACCATTCAACCATGGACGCGCAAACAAGACTGCGTTGCTCGCGCATTGGCGAAAAAATCTATTCGGGTCGGGATTTTCCGGTGATCTATGCCGGGTTGGAAGATCTGGTCACGCCGGAGGCCATCAGGCAGATCCTTTTTTGCGCCCGCAAGCCAGTGACCTTTGCTGAATTGGTGATGAAAATGGACCGGCTCTTTCCCCAGATTGACCAGGCAACCGTTCGCTTCTGCCTGCATTGGGCCCTGAAGCACGATCTGCTGGAAATCATGCCCGAAGAGGAAGGGACATTGGATCAAGTCAGCTGA
- a CDS encoding AMP-binding protein — MNVSSTSYEDFVKSFQIDIPENYNFAFDFLAEQARQDPDRPAMIHVDDAGVRKDYTLGFFELESNKLANALRKLGLGKGDRVMLILHRRVEFWISMLALHKIGAVAVPSPALLTAKDIVYRVNFARIKAAIVDGGVAPVVQAALADCPGLRTLIHVGSGEATLPARGWLDYAATVSEAAETFPRPEDAAGGQESLLIFFSSGTTGPPKMVEHVHTYPLGHYTTGIHWHDLRPGDIHLTLADTGWGKAVWGKFYGQWMAGAVVFVHDFRGKFDPAKLLALLAEHKVTSFCGPPTVYRFLIRQDFSGLDLSSLRHCTTAGELLNDGVFHAWKEATGLAIYEGYGQTETTLQVATFPFMTPKPGSIGKPSPGWDVVLLNDDQQPCAPGEEGEICIRLDGGNPLGLFTGYLDEPEKTAQSRAGGYYHTGDKAWTDEEGYLWFLGRVDDLIKSSGYRIGPFEVESVLITHPAVVEAAVTGIPDPVRGQAVKATVVLAPGYAASEALTKELQEHVKSLTAPYKYPRVVEYLDELPKTISGKIKRAEIRTRDIQEAGKAG, encoded by the coding sequence ATGAACGTTTCCTCCACGTCATACGAAGACTTTGTGAAATCCTTTCAGATCGACATACCTGAAAACTACAATTTTGCTTTTGACTTTCTGGCCGAACAGGCCCGGCAGGATCCTGACCGACCGGCCATGATCCATGTCGACGATGCCGGAGTTCGTAAGGACTACACCCTTGGCTTCTTCGAGCTGGAATCCAACAAGCTGGCCAATGCCCTCCGGAAACTCGGCCTGGGCAAAGGCGACCGGGTGATGCTCATCCTGCACCGACGGGTGGAGTTCTGGATCAGCATGCTCGCCTTGCACAAAATTGGCGCCGTGGCCGTGCCTTCCCCAGCTCTGCTCACCGCCAAGGACATCGTCTACCGGGTCAACTTCGCCCGCATTAAGGCCGCGATAGTCGATGGCGGAGTCGCGCCCGTTGTTCAAGCTGCCCTTGCGGATTGTCCCGGCCTGCGCACCCTGATTCATGTCGGATCCGGAGAGGCGACGCTTCCGGCACGTGGCTGGCTGGATTACGCCGCGACCGTTTCCGAAGCCGCAGAAACGTTTCCTCGGCCCGAAGACGCAGCCGGCGGCCAGGAAAGCCTGCTGATCTTTTTTTCTTCCGGCACCACCGGGCCGCCGAAGATGGTCGAGCATGTACATACCTATCCTCTGGGTCACTATACCACCGGAATCCATTGGCATGATCTGCGCCCAGGCGACATCCACCTTACACTGGCCGATACGGGATGGGGCAAGGCGGTCTGGGGGAAATTCTACGGTCAATGGATGGCCGGGGCCGTTGTTTTCGTCCACGACTTTCGGGGCAAGTTCGATCCGGCAAAGCTGTTGGCGCTCCTGGCCGAGCACAAGGTGACGTCCTTCTGCGGACCGCCCACGGTGTACCGATTCCTGATTCGCCAGGATTTCTCCGGCCTGGACCTCTCCAGCCTGCGTCATTGCACCACTGCTGGAGAACTGCTCAACGACGGCGTTTTTCATGCCTGGAAAGAAGCCACCGGACTGGCCATCTACGAAGGCTACGGACAGACCGAGACCACGCTGCAGGTCGCCACGTTTCCCTTCATGACGCCCAAGCCGGGTTCCATCGGCAAGCCCAGTCCGGGGTGGGACGTGGTGCTCCTCAACGACGACCAGCAGCCCTGCGCGCCGGGCGAGGAGGGCGAGATCTGCATTCGCCTCGATGGCGGCAATCCCCTGGGACTCTTCACCGGCTATCTGGATGAGCCGGAGAAGACGGCCCAGTCCAGGGCCGGCGGGTATTATCATACCGGCGACAAGGCCTGGACGGACGAGGAAGGGTATCTCTGGTTTCTGGGAAGGGTGGACGACCTGATCAAGAGTTCCGGCTACCGGATCGGACCGTTTGAGGTCGAAAGCGTTTTGATCACCCACCCGGCCGTGGTGGAGGCCGCTGTCACCGGCATCCCGGACCCGGTTCGCGGCCAGGCGGTCAAGGCCACGGTGGTGCTGGCTCCGGGATATGCTGCTTCGGAAGCATTGACCAAAGAGCTCCAGGAGCATGTCAAATCCCTGACCGCCCCCTACAAATATCCCAGGGTCGTGGAGTATCTCGACGAACTGCCCAAAACCATCAGCGGCAAGATCAAGCGGGCCGAGATCCGGACCCGGGACATCCAGGAGGCGGGCAAGGCAGGCTGA
- a CDS encoding helix-turn-helix domain-containing protein: MSQPMPPSSLEDPPYTHIAPRLRGLREALDLSVEEMAAKIESTSDKVALYESGTVEIPVGHLFQIARACGVDLTVLLSGGEAHLHNHALVRRGKGMSVDRRKDYTYKSLAFSFTGRRMEPFLVTVPPKTEDELTFTEHAGQEFIHMISGKLELRLGDQILILEPGDSLYFTSRTPHALRGLDQAEATFLDVII; encoded by the coding sequence ATGTCTCAACCAATGCCTCCATCATCGTTGGAAGATCCGCCCTACACGCATATCGCCCCGCGTCTGCGTGGGCTGCGCGAAGCCCTGGACCTGAGCGTCGAAGAAATGGCCGCAAAGATTGAATCCACATCGGATAAAGTTGCCCTGTACGAATCCGGTACAGTGGAAATTCCGGTAGGCCATCTTTTTCAGATCGCCCGGGCCTGCGGCGTCGACCTGACCGTCCTCCTTTCCGGTGGCGAGGCCCATTTGCACAATCACGCCCTGGTCCGCCGCGGCAAAGGCATGAGCGTGGACCGGCGCAAGGACTACACCTACAAAAGCCTGGCCTTCAGTTTCACCGGCCGCAGGATGGAGCCGTTTCTGGTGACCGTGCCGCCGAAAACCGAAGATGAGCTGACATTCACCGAACACGCCGGCCAGGAATTCATCCACATGATCTCCGGCAAGCTGGAGCTCCGCCTTGGCGACCAGATTCTCATCCTGGAACCGGGAGACAGCCTCTACTTCACGTCCAGAACGCCCCATGCGCTGCGAGGGCTGGATCAGGCCGAAGCCACGTTTCTGGACGTCATTATCTAG
- the pdxA gene encoding 4-hydroxythreonine-4-phosphate dehydrogenase PdxA, with the protein MHTKTQSGQSAAPSLSTVALTLGDPNGLGPELVCRIFGESLFPDGRILIIGPEQALHHHLRMRSQPSFWRPLPDVNTISLQPSGVYLHAPPSLSRLPFQPGLATIAGGKAAGESLEIACTLLDSHTAHALVTCPLNKAMLQQAGFAYAGHTEFLAARAGLSGDNVCMHFWGPELRVSLATTHPALRAVPELITTKLILHKLELTHKLMHSMDMRRPIAVCGLNPHAGEEGSIGDEEQRIITPAVAEATARGWNVVGPLAADTVFHRARIGDFSAVLAMYHDQGLAPFKLLHFHAGIQMTLGLPYVRTSPDHGTGYDLVGRDAASPESLLNAVTMALNLISTRQ; encoded by the coding sequence ATGCATACTAAGACGCAGTCGGGCCAGTCGGCAGCGCCAAGCCTTTCCACCGTCGCCCTGACTCTTGGAGATCCAAACGGTCTGGGTCCGGAGCTTGTTTGTCGTATCTTCGGCGAATCACTCTTCCCCGATGGACGCATCCTGATCATCGGACCTGAACAGGCTTTGCATCATCACCTGCGGATGAGGAGCCAACCCTCCTTCTGGCGCCCCTTACCGGATGTGAACACAATTTCCCTGCAGCCTTCCGGAGTGTATCTCCATGCTCCTCCCAGCCTTTCCAGGTTACCGTTTCAGCCCGGACTGGCCACCATAGCCGGGGGCAAGGCCGCCGGCGAATCCCTTGAAATTGCTTGCACCCTGCTTGACTCTCACACCGCCCACGCACTGGTCACCTGCCCGCTGAACAAGGCCATGCTCCAGCAGGCAGGATTCGCCTATGCCGGGCATACCGAATTCCTGGCCGCCCGTGCCGGATTGTCTGGGGACAATGTCTGCATGCATTTCTGGGGACCGGAACTGCGGGTCAGTTTGGCCACCACCCACCCGGCACTGCGGGCCGTGCCGGAATTGATCACAACGAAACTGATTCTCCACAAGCTGGAATTGACGCACAAGCTGATGCATTCTATGGACATGCGCCGGCCCATTGCTGTATGCGGCCTCAATCCGCATGCCGGGGAGGAAGGGAGCATCGGTGACGAGGAACAAAGAATCATTACTCCAGCCGTGGCCGAGGCAACGGCCCGGGGATGGAACGTCGTCGGTCCGCTGGCCGCGGACACAGTTTTTCACCGCGCCAGGATCGGCGACTTCTCTGCCGTCTTGGCCATGTATCACGACCAAGGACTCGCGCCATTCAAGCTGCTCCACTTTCATGCCGGCATCCAGATGACCCTTGGCCTGCCCTATGTGCGCACCAGTCCGGATCACGGCACGGGGTATGATCTCGTCGGCAGGGATGCGGCTTCACCGGAAAGCCTGCTTAATGCCGTGACCATGGCTCTGAACCTGATCTCAACACGTCAATAA
- the glgA gene encoding glycogen synthase GlgA gives MDNYPQVLFVTSEMYPFSKTGGLADVMGALPLALSRLGVNVGVITPFYGRLASSEFPLRLIYEDCPVGYPWPDTTADIFLADYHGLPVYFISRGEYFDRRFLYCTHKGDYFDNCERFIFFCRATMEWTRRLAHPPAVIHAHDWHAALVPAYLHFLRKVDPFWENTKSVMTVHNLAFQGRFAYRLFQHSGLPHTAWHSGGAEYFGDFNLLKSGISYADMVTTVSPTYAEEILTPEFGCGLEGILQYRASDLRGILNGADYEIWDPRQDRFLPCTYSPELLKGKLRCKESLFHELCLDPKMLTRPLLGFVGRLRRQKGIDMLLDILPELLRRDVSVVVLGEGNLQFEALLQDMMETYPGRFVARIGYTEDLAHRIQAGVDLFLMPSRYEPCGLTQMYSLRYGSLPVASAVGGLLDTIVSYPHPESTGFIFSPAESDAFLKCINQALDLWSKRQQWNAMQVRAMRTDFSWTSAAQKYIRAYSELGADLSKG, from the coding sequence ATGGACAACTATCCTCAGGTCCTGTTCGTGACCTCGGAAATGTACCCGTTTTCGAAGACCGGGGGGCTCGCGGACGTGATGGGAGCCTTGCCTTTGGCTCTTTCCCGGCTCGGCGTCAATGTCGGGGTGATCACCCCGTTCTATGGCCGGCTCGCCAGCAGCGAATTCCCCTTGCGGCTGATTTACGAGGACTGCCCCGTCGGCTACCCCTGGCCGGACACCACAGCAGACATTTTCCTGGCCGACTACCACGGCCTGCCGGTCTACTTCATCTCGCGCGGTGAATATTTTGATCGGCGCTTTCTGTATTGCACCCACAAGGGAGATTATTTCGACAACTGCGAGCGGTTTATTTTCTTTTGCCGGGCAACCATGGAGTGGACCAGACGACTGGCCCATCCACCGGCCGTCATCCATGCCCACGACTGGCACGCCGCCCTGGTGCCGGCATACCTGCACTTCCTGCGCAAGGTCGATCCCTTCTGGGAGAACACCAAGTCCGTGATGACGGTCCACAACCTGGCGTTCCAGGGCCGCTTCGCCTACCGCCTCTTTCAGCACTCCGGACTGCCTCATACGGCGTGGCACAGCGGCGGGGCCGAATACTTCGGGGACTTCAATCTTCTCAAAAGCGGAATTTCCTACGCAGATATGGTAACCACGGTCAGTCCGACCTATGCGGAAGAGATACTCACACCGGAATTCGGATGCGGACTGGAAGGCATTCTTCAGTACAGGGCTTCGGACCTGCGAGGCATCCTCAACGGAGCCGACTACGAAATCTGGGATCCTCGTCAGGACCGGTTTCTCCCGTGCACCTACTCACCGGAACTGCTGAAAGGCAAACTGCGCTGCAAGGAAAGTCTCTTCCATGAACTTTGTCTGGACCCGAAAATGCTTACCCGCCCACTGCTGGGCTTTGTCGGCCGTCTGCGTCGTCAGAAAGGCATCGACATGCTTCTGGACATCCTGCCGGAACTGCTCCGTCGTGACGTATCCGTTGTGGTTCTGGGCGAAGGCAATCTGCAGTTCGAGGCCCTGCTCCAGGACATGATGGAAACCTATCCTGGTCGATTCGTGGCGCGGATCGGATATACGGAGGACTTGGCCCACCGCATTCAGGCCGGCGTGGATTTGTTCCTGATGCCCTCCCGATACGAACCCTGCGGCCTGACCCAGATGTACAGCCTCCGGTACGGCAGCCTGCCCGTCGCCTCGGCGGTTGGGGGCTTATTGGACACCATCGTCAGTTACCCCCACCCGGAATCTACGGGCTTCATCTTTTCGCCCGCCGAATCTGATGCCTTTCTGAAATGCATCAATCAGGCCCTGGACCTTTGGTCAAAGCGTCAGCAGTGGAATGCAATGCAGGTGCGGGCCATGCGTACCGATTTCTCATGGACCAGCGCGGCTCAAAAATATATTCGGGCCTACAGCGAACTTGGCGCGGATCTGTCCAAAGGATAA
- a CDS encoding NUDIX domain-containing protein — protein sequence MPKLHKTCSHCAGLLEDYLNPVPTVDILIHIPGQGIVLIERRNPPPGWALPGGFIDHGESAEQAAVREAREETGLDVELTGLLGVYSDPRRDPRQHTITTVYTAQAVNPEQMKAGDDAGKIGIFPVDDLPSDLAFDHGRILQDYLRIFQPLNKPVP from the coding sequence ATGCCAAAATTACATAAAACGTGTTCACACTGCGCCGGATTGCTGGAGGATTACCTCAATCCCGTCCCCACGGTGGACATCCTTATCCACATCCCCGGACAGGGAATAGTGCTCATCGAGCGCCGCAATCCGCCACCTGGCTGGGCCTTGCCCGGGGGGTTCATCGACCATGGCGAATCCGCTGAGCAGGCCGCTGTGCGGGAGGCTCGGGAAGAAACCGGCCTGGATGTCGAGCTGACCGGTCTTCTCGGCGTCTACTCCGATCCCCGGCGTGATCCCCGCCAGCACACCATAACTACCGTTTACACGGCCCAGGCCGTCAACCCGGAACAAATGAAAGCCGGAGACGATGCAGGCAAAATCGGGATTTTTCCAGTGGACGACCTGCCTTCGGACCTGGCCTTCGACCATGGCCGGATCCTGCAAGATTATTTGCGTATCTTTCAGCCCCTGAACAAACCCGTTCCCTGA
- a CDS encoding efflux RND transporter periplasmic adaptor subunit, translating to MNNCWRILLVMIFLGLVNGGEVLAQPPGQPPAVVEVDSITSGLMRVEKEFLGTVYFQETSLVAAEVSGRITAVHFEQGDTVSQGAKLVTMDGVLKSKDLQSRQAQREEALVELARAQRELGRLERLFEQSTVSEQEYDHVRFQVEGLERRAESLAAEIAKIQEELRKLEVRAPFDGVVLSRQSNLGEWLAPGSPVAEVARTGLLDIMVNVPINVAMSLEQGQTVAGQAVGRELEGRVTAVIPRGDVGSRTFPVKVRLHDEPGLLEGMEVRLFMPTGESHEGLIVPRDAVVSSPMGSVIFLVREEQARMIPVTVAAYAWDKAGIQAQGVEEGDLVVVKGQERLRDNQPVRLRGNQSEGAGP from the coding sequence ATGAACAATTGCTGGCGGATTCTGTTGGTGATGATATTTTTAGGGCTGGTAAATGGCGGCGAGGTTCTCGCCCAACCTCCCGGACAGCCTCCGGCCGTTGTGGAGGTGGACAGCATTACATCCGGCCTGATGCGTGTGGAAAAGGAATTCCTGGGCACGGTTTACTTCCAGGAAACCTCCCTGGTGGCCGCTGAAGTCAGCGGGCGGATCACGGCGGTGCATTTCGAGCAGGGCGACACGGTCAGCCAGGGCGCAAAGCTGGTGACCATGGACGGGGTGTTGAAGTCCAAGGACCTGCAGTCGCGGCAGGCGCAACGCGAGGAAGCGCTGGTGGAACTTGCCCGGGCCCAGCGGGAACTGGGACGATTGGAGCGGCTTTTCGAGCAGAGCACGGTTTCCGAGCAGGAATATGATCATGTCCGGTTTCAGGTCGAGGGGCTTGAGCGCCGGGCTGAATCTCTGGCGGCGGAGATCGCCAAGATCCAGGAAGAACTGCGCAAACTGGAGGTACGGGCGCCCTTTGACGGGGTCGTGCTCTCCCGGCAAAGCAATCTCGGGGAATGGCTGGCTCCCGGTTCCCCGGTGGCCGAAGTGGCCCGCACAGGGCTGCTGGATATTATGGTCAACGTCCCGATCAACGTGGCAATGTCCCTTGAGCAGGGACAGACCGTGGCCGGCCAGGCAGTAGGAAGAGAGCTGGAAGGGCGGGTCACGGCCGTCATCCCAAGGGGTGACGTGGGCAGCCGGACATTCCCGGTCAAGGTGCGGCTGCACGACGAACCAGGATTGCTGGAAGGCATGGAGGTCCGCCTTTTCATGCCAACCGGTGAAAGCCATGAGGGGCTGATCGTTCCGCGGGATGCGGTGGTTTCCAGTCCCATGGGCAGCGTCATTTTTCTGGTCCGGGAAGAGCAGGCCAGAATGATCCCGGTGACCGTCGCCGCCTATGCCTGGGACAAGGCCGGCATCCAGGCCCAGGGGGTCGAAGAGGGCGATCTGGTTGTGGTCAAGGGGCAGGAGCGGCTCAGGGACAACCAGCCCGTGCGCCTTCGCGGCAACCAGTCCGAGGGCGCCGGACCCTGA